The sequence TGACCGGGACGCCCATCTCCCGGAGTTGGCGGGCCGTGATGAGGCCCTGCTTCCGGGGACGGGTCTCCTTGACGTACGCCTCGATGTGTTTGCCGGCCGCAACGGCCTCGCGTACCGTCGCGAGCGCGTCGGTCGAATGGCAGTGGGTCATGATGACGTCGCCGTCCCGGAGACGGTTCGCGCCGATCCGTCCCAGTCGATCCCGGGCCGATTCGAGGTCCGCGAGGAAGGTGTCGACGGTCTCCTCGACCGAGGATTCCAGCGCGTCGACGGTCTCGCCCGACATCCCCTCGAACACGTATCGGAGCGCGTTTGGGAGGCTGACGGCAGTCGGTCGGGTGTCGACCAGCCGTCGGGCGGCCCGGCGCATATCCGCGCGAAAGGCCGCCGGATCGGCGGCATCGCTCTCTCGGGCCTGGGCGGCCAGGGCCTCCGCGGCGGCGCGGGCGATGGTCGCGGCCCCCCGGATCTCCATCGTCGCGATCTCCTCGGCCGTCTCCTCGACCGTCTGTGTCGGCATGTGGCAGACGTAGGGAACCGGCGAGCAAAAGCGTCGGGGGCGGTCGACCGGGCGGCGACCGGCCGACTTAAGAGGTGGCCCTCGTACGGATCTGCGCATGGACCGTGCCGAACTCGCCAGCGCCATCGACCACACCGTCCTTGGGCCGGAGACGACCCGGGAGGACGTCACCCGGGTCGTCGACGAGGCCGTCGAGTACGGGATGAACGTCTGCATTCCGCCCTGCTACGTGGCGGAGGCCCGAGAGTACGCCCCCGAGGATCTCACCGTCGCGACGGTCGTCGGCTTCCCGCACGGCCAGAACACGCCGACGACCAAGCGTACGGAGGCGACGACCGCCTGGGAAAACGGTGCCGACGAGCTGGATGTCGTCATCAACGTCGGTCGGCTCCAGGCGGGCGATACCGACGCCGTGCGCAGCGAGATCGCCGCCGTCGTCGAGGCCGTCCCGATCCCGATCAAGGTGATTATCGAGGCGCCGCTGTTGACCGACGCGAGCAAAGACACCGCCTGTGAGC is a genomic window of Halanaeroarchaeum sulfurireducens containing:
- a CDS encoding ribose 1,5-bisphosphate isomerase; the protein is MPTQTVEETAEEIATMEIRGAATIARAAAEALAAQARESDAADPAAFRADMRRAARRLVDTRPTAVSLPNALRYVFEGMSGETVDALESSVEETVDTFLADLESARDRLGRIGANRLRDGDVIMTHCHSTDALATVREAVAAGKHIEAYVKETRPRKQGLITARQLREMGVPVTLIVDNAAHRYLNDVDHVVVGADSIAADGSVINKIGTSGLAVSARDRGTPIMVAAQTLKLHPGTLTGHTVEIEMREEDEVIEPEEREEVGDVEVHNPAFDVTPPRHVDAIVTERGQFPPESIVTLMRELYGEVDSDPWTEPSGGDSRR
- the deoC gene encoding deoxyribose-phosphate aldolase — translated: MDRAELASAIDHTVLGPETTREDVTRVVDEAVEYGMNVCIPPCYVAEAREYAPEDLTVATVVGFPHGQNTPTTKRTEATTAWENGADELDVVINVGRLQAGDTDAVRSEIAAVVEAVPIPIKVIIEAPLLTDASKDTACELAADAGADFVKTATGFADGGATVADVERMAEYLPVKASGGIGDWSTARAMLEGGAERLGASSGVEIVEDFERTRN